TAAACTCTAATTCTCTAGCGAGCTACACCTCTCCGCAGGCGATCTGGCGACGTAGTGCTTTCCTGCGCTGCTCTTTGATGGCGTACCATAGCTGAGACTCTTCCAGCGCATCTGCGGGGATTCGGCTAGCGTAGCGCTCTAGGAATTCATAGCTGTACAGATGCGATGCTCCAAGGTCTTTATCCCTCCAGCTACTGTGATCTATCAGCCCGGCCCAGTCCCACTTGTCGATGAAGCGATCTATCGTATCATAGTCCAGTGGTAGGGAGTCGTTTCCGGATAATTTATTCCAGTCCCAGTAGTCTGCAAACCGCTCCAAGCATGCTACTGTTAGAATGGTGTCGCACTCTGTCTGAGAGAGCTTCGTCCAGGTTATCCAATTCTTGAACTCCTCGAGCATCTCGGGCGTCCATAGGATCTCGGTGTTGTTAGAGACGATATCCCAGTCTAGCTTCTTACCATACTTCCTGAGGGTCTCTAATGTCCAGGGGAACTCATCTGTGATTTCTCTCCAAGCAGCTTCGTCCAGCTGCCTCTTTAGTAAGTCATTTGTATCCATAGTTCTTTATCTGATTTGTTGAACACAGTGCAAAGATACACCGCAGGGTGTGCCATATTGAAGCACAGGTCTGAAGAATCTCTCGACTTCCTCAAAAGTCCCGACAGTTTCATAGGTAAGAAACTCCAGTGCCATACGGGTGAAATTCTAGTTTCATCGGGAGAGCTGATTCCCAGGGTTGAAGCACTATACATAATGAGTTCATCCAAGCCTCGCTTGTCGCTATGTGTAGCTCTTGGCAGAACGATTATAATGAGACAGTTGCATAAAGGCGAATCGCTGTATTGCTTTCGGGATTCGGCTTCGGTCACATACGGAGGTATACTTCCTTCAGGCCTTGCGCGTCATCCTCTCTGCAAAGTCAGTACAATCTTAGATTGTGAGACTGTTGACTTTTGCAACAGTCTCCTCATTGATTTGCAGAGTCTGTCTGGACAAATTAGACGCAGGCTCGTTACAATAATTTAGAGTCGACTATATATCAAAACGGAGCTGTGTCGGGGAAAAGTGATTTCCACGTGGATATTTCAAAATCTCCACGTGGAGAATAAAAAATTCTTCGGAGGAATGAAATGAAACTTCGGAAGAATCAAATGAAACTTCGGAAGAAATGAATCGCGCCTACGTGGAGAATAAAAAACAGCCACGTGGAGATTCGAGATTCCCCACGTGGATATTCGAGAAAGGAGAGAATAGGACGAATCCCCCCGTAAAGAAGTGTAAACAGAGATTAGAGGTTAGAAGTTAGAGATTAGAGGTTAGAGATCCGATCACTCTGATAGCTCCGATGGTTCCGATAGCTAACAGCCAATAGCTAACAGCCAACAGCTAATCCATGGCGGATACACTATATAATGAGCTCATCTATTCCTCCCTTGTCGCTAATCTGTAGCTTCTGACATAGCGATTATAATGCGTCAGTCCTGGGCTGATTCCTGCGTTGAGGAGTTGGGAGAGATTTTAGGCTGGTGTACTTTACGAGACTGAGACAACGGCTGGCTGCGCTTACGAAAAAAGAGGGGGCGGATACGACCGTATCCACTCCCTCTTTTTATCTTTGAGCTAGACTGATGTCTGGGCATCAGTCTCTATGTGAAGAGTAGTCTCTACCTCTTGATGATGCGCTGACTCTCTGTGCCTACTCGGAGGATATAGGTACCGGCTGTGAGTGCGGTCATATCAATCGTAGCCTCTCCCGTAGCAGTAGCTTGTGTCTGGTGTAGTAGCTGTCCGTCGATCGTGTATAGAGATACAAGAGTCTCAGCGACAGCACCCATGACGTAAACGTGATCTGCTGTAGGATTGGGGTAGATGTTTAGGTGGCTAGAGATAACGCCCTCGATAGCTACATCGCTACCTAGGAATGGGCGCCCCTCTCGTCCGAACTCTTCATTACCGAAGTCTGTGACTTGCCAGTTCTTGTCAAGGAACTTATCTACGGTACTCTTCAGGCATACGTTCTTATCCTTAGGCGAGCACTTGGTGTCTATGAGCATGATTACAGCTTGCTCTTCGCTCTCTGTCATGTCTGGCAGAGCCTTGGCAAGCTTCTGGAAGGCATCGTCACTAATATTATTCCTCATGCAGTCCACATAGGTGATCTTGGGGCAGTTAGTCAGGTTGATGCTCTGTAGATTATTGCCCCAGAGAGATAGACTCTGGAGTTTACTACAGTCAGAGACAGAGACTTCAGATAGCTTGTTCTCGCTCAGGATGAGTCTCTTGATGTTGCTGTGGTTAGCTATTGTGAAGCTTGTTAGCTCATTTTTGTATGCGTGGAGATACTCTAGATCTGGGTTCTTAGAGATATCGATCTTTTGGATCTTTTGGCCACCACATACGAGTACCTTGACAGCACCCTGGATTGTAATCTTTGTATCCTTGATCGTGTACTCCTTGTAAAACTCCTCAAAAGGCTCTAGGACACCCGTTATGAGCACCTTGTCCGTACCGCTGATCTCTAGAGCTATCTTATCACCCACCGCTAGTCCGGTCTCGAGCGTGATGACGTCGTCTGTCATCGCAGTCGTGGAGATGGGCACTGCAGCACCAGCAGCCCAGTCGTATACCTCCCAGTTCTTACTACGAGCCAGCTCGACTGTCTCCTTAGTGATTTGATTGAACTCTTTGAGCCGACTATTCTTGGTGTCGACGACGATCAGGACGCCTGGAGTGCTTTCATCACACGTGCGGAGTGCCTTGATGAAGGCATCCATAGACTCCTCAGAGATGCTGTTGAGATAGATATCGCAGCGAGCGAGCTGAGCGTTGTCTTGAGCTGTGAGCTGAGTGATCTTATTGTTAGAGCAGTTAAAGTCTGCCAAGTTGGGTAGGTTGTTTAGGCTCAGCTGAGTGATCTGGTTGTTGAGACAGTAGAGCTTCTTGAGCTTAGGCGTATTAGATAGGTCTAGCGCTGTAAGGCTATTGTAGCTACAGTCGAGGTTGGTGAGCGAAGTAGCCTGTGAGAGGTCTAGCTTGGTCAGACCGAGGATAGAGCAAGTCAGGTCAGTGACCTCTCCATGTATGGTGACCTCTTGCTGTGTGAAGGTGTAGCTCGAGCGGTTAGGATCATACTGCTCCGCTACGCCATCGATGGTGATATCACCGCCCCCCTTGATGGTTAAGGACTTGTTTTGCCCTACGAGGTCGCTACCTATGGTCATTGATATCTGCTGAGCGGGTACCTCGGGGTCATCTTCGCCCTCATATTGAGTTACTCTACCATTAATAAGGGCATTGCATAGATACCCTTTAGCCCTGAGGGCAGCTACGTCTGACTTGTAGACTTTGTTTTGCTCCGTAGTCCTATCCTTGTTGACTAGTAGTATCGTCCCATACTCAGATGCGTTGTTGACATCTGGGAGCGACTTTACCATAGCCTTCATAGCAGCACCTTGGATCTGATTATCTCGGCAGAGTATCTCTGTAAGCTCTGTAGCCCCTGAGGGGAATGTGAGTGACTTGAGCTGGTTGTCCGAGACGTTGACAAATTTAAGAGCATTACACCCCTCTATATTGACCGTCTCTAGAGCATTCCTATCAGCATAGAGTGTCTCTAGCTTGGGGCAGTTAGATAGATTGATGTGCGAGAGGATGTTTTTAGTCACGACAAAGGCTTTGAGCTCTGGAGCTCCAGAGAGATCGATAGAGCCTGTTATCTTGTTGAAGTTACCCCACACCTCACGTATCGTGCTGTGCTTAGGGGAGAAGGAGACCTCCTTGATACCACAGTTTACGAAGCGTATCGTCGTGACGTCACCGATGATGGAGAAGGTACGTTCAGCAACCTTGTAACCACCACTAGGATCCTCCTCGAGACCCTTAAACTGTAGAGAGGCTCCAGGTACAGACTTGATCTCTAGTCTGATCGACTCTCCGATCAGCTTGTCGGTTTTCATCGTGATTTTGTTCTGCCCATGTAGCGGGATACACATTCCACAGCATAGCAGGAGCAGTGTCATGAGTAAAGAAGTAGTTCTTTGCACCATAGTTTTTTTCTAGTTGAGTTGGTATGATTTGTTAGTTAAGTGACTTGTTAGGGTAGTACGAGCTTGTGGTAGCAGCTATCGCCTGCACTGGTCGTAATGGAGAGTATATAAAGCCCCTGAGGCAGAGCCTCTGCGATGAGCTGGTGTCGTCCCTCTGGCATGAGTCCCTCTGCTTGCAATACGCCTGAAGGTGTGTACAGTCGCCACTCGATAGGAGTAGCCGTCTCTACATAGGGGACACCATCTAGGAGCATGACACGACAATCGTATGTAGAGGGTGAGTCAGTAGCGTTATGCTCTGCCGTCTCAATGGTGAGATCGTCGATCAATAAGCCCGTAGCAAAAGAAGTCTGGTGAGCTAGTATGAGCTGTATCTCTTGTCCTCGTAGGGAGGAGAGGTCGCACTCTATCTTTTGCCAATTGTATGAGATAGGGGCCTTCTTCAGCAGAGGCTTAACCCCCGACTCCCATGCCTTAGGATCTATTGGAGCTACGACTGATAGGATCGTCAGTGAGTCTAGTCTCTTAAACTGCTTGCTAAACGAGCGTGCATATAGCGTGAGCTTTGTATCTAACGTCTCAGCTTCAGGCACCTTGATGACTGGCGATATAAGCCAGTTGTTACTCTGCAGTGCATACCCTCTCAAGTCGGTATACCTCTTAAATATAGTCGGGTAAAAAGACCACGACAGGAGACAGTCCTCACCAGAGCGAGACATCGTCTTTGCTGACAGCTCGGTTGCAGGGACATTGAGACGCTTGAGTTCTGTAGCTAGCGAAGTCCATCCAATATGATCGCCATCTACATCGGCATGACTCCAACCTAGTAGACCGTCAGCCTCAAAGGACTCTTGGAGCGGGAGCTGTATAGCCCCCTGATGTGCAGCTCTCACCTGTATTCGCTGTGATAGCGGAGCACTGGCACCATTTCGATTGACCGCTATCAGTGAGAGCTCTACCTCGCCAGCCGTTGCCCAGGTCAAGGCGAGACGAGGTTCGTGAGTCGTTGCATAGTCAGTACCATTGACCTGCCAGCGATACTCCGTGACAGGAGGTACAGAGCCCACGTATGCTTGTATCTCTGAGGGCGTGTCTGCTGTGATCCCCCAGTTAGGTGTATAGAGATCACGTACTACGGGTGCATCTTGTGACGAGAGACACTCTTTGCTCTTGTTGTATACCCCCTCTTCGCTGATATAGAGTATCTCCTGCACCTCTGTGTAGGTACCAGCTGCTGAGAGGAGTACAACTTTCGGGACAGTTGTTATGGGGATGCCTAGCGCATCAGCCATATAAGCATCAGACACTATAGGATAAGGTACCGTACCACCATTGGTCCAGTCCCCTTGCGTTCCGCTTCCTCGGCCCTCTATCTTATCTCGCGAAGCTCCAGTCGCCTCGACCCAGATGAAGTATAGCTCGTTGCTACCATCGGGACCATACTTCTGCCAGAGTTTCTCTGCAGTGCCTCGCTTGTGTATCGCCCAGCAGGGGCCACAGTACGTACCCGAGAAGTCTATGACCACTTTCTTCCCTGCTCTAATGAGAGAGTCTATGCTGATCCGCTCTCCGTTGATGGTCTCGGCGGTGTAGACAAGACTCTTGAGGGGCATCCACCCATCACCTATTCCTTGCCCTCTGGCAGGTAGTGCAGTGGTTAAGTAGAGCGAGCTTAGTAAGAGTCCTAAGATAAGATGTAGCGTATTTGTCTTTTTCATATAGCCTGTAATTGCAATGTGTACGTATGTAAGAAGGATCAAAAGGGGGGGGTGAGCAGAGTGCTCTTCCTATATCAGAGCATCGTGACACAGTGCTACTGTGAGATCGTCTCACCCACGTCCTTGATCTTATATTTTGTCTAGCTTGATATTCCTAAGAGGAATTGCGCTAGCAAAGGTAGGTTTTATTTCTAAATCCTACAACAGTCTGTAAAAGCTTCTATAAAAAAACAAGCATAGCTCTAACCTCTAACTTCTAATCTCTAATTCAGTACCTTTGTAGCGTTTAACGGCGGGAGTGGGGCGTGAACTGACAGTCGCTGACTACGCTTTAAACTCTCATTTAGCAACGTATAGCAACCTTCTTATGACCTATTTACGTCGATATGACTTTACCGTGGGGCTACTGGCTCTCCTACTGATGATGCTCGCCACGCCACTGAGCGGGCAAGCACACAAGCAAGCACCTCGACAAGCGCAGAGCAAGTTCACGATCAATGGCTTCGTGCATGATGCGCAGAGTGGCGAGACGCTGATCGCTGCTAATGTGATGGAGCTCAACAGCCGCTCAGGTGCCGTGACCAATGAGTTCGGCCACTACTCGCTGACGCTCCCTGCGGGGGAGGTGCTCCTGCAGTTTTCCTACGTAGGCTATCAGAGCGATACGATACGTCTGCAGCTCTCGTCGGATACGACGCTCTCGGCTTCTCTCATCGAGGGTCAACTCCTCGGCGAGGTGGTCGTGGTGGGTAGTCCGAACCCCTCGGGCGTCGAGACAGCCACAATCGGCGCGCAGCACATATCGGCGAGCGAGATCAAGCGACTGCCCGCTTTCTTTGGCGAGCAGGATGTGATCAAGGCGCTGCAGCTACTACCTGGCGTGCAGAGCGGTTCGGAGGGTTCGTCGGGACTCTTCGTGCGTGGTGGCGATCCGGACCAGAACTTGATCCTTATGGACGGCATCTCGCTCTACAATCCGAATCACATGCTGGGAGCTTTCTCGACCTTCAACCCTGATGCGGTGAAGTCGGTGACGCTGTACAAAGGCACCTTCCCCGCTCGTTACGGGGGCCGTCTCTCGTCGGTCGTGGACGTGCGTCTCAAGGATGGCGACATGCAAGAGTACCACGGCAATGTGAGCGTGGGGCTGATCTCCTCGAAGATCAATGTGGAGGGACCGATCATCAAGGATCGCACCACCTTCAACTTCTCGGCACGGCGCACCTACCTAGACCTGCTGGCTGCGATGGCTTTTGCTATACGTAATCGCCAGGAGGGTGAGGATGGCGAAAAGATGAAGGGTGGATATAACTTCCACGACCTGAACCTGAAGGTGACGCACCGCTTCTCAGATAGAGACCAGCTGTACCTCTTCGGCTATTACGGCAACGACCGTGTCTGGACACGCTATACTAATAGAGATGACAAGCAGCAGATGTCTTGGTTGTGGGGCAATGCGATGGGTTCGCTGCGGTGGAACCATGTCATCAACGGACAGCTCTTTCTCAACACCACAGCCTCCTATACGCAGTACCGCTCTAGGCTACGCATGAAGATGCAGGAAGACAAAGATCAGCCACCCGTAGCGATGAACTACGACTCGGGCATCCGTGACTGGCTCCTGACGAGCGAACTGCACTACTCGCCAGTCGAGCAGCACCAGTTGCTCTTCGGTGCGAACTACACCTTCCACACCTTTCGCCCTGAGATGACTTCGATCAAGGTAAACGGCAAGGATCTCTCGGACTTCACTGGGACGGACTTTGATGTCTTCGGAAACAATCCCAATATCTATGCTCATGAGGCTTCGCTCTATGCTGAGGATGAGATCAAGCTGGGGGATAAGTGGACCTTTAATGCGGGACTGCGCTACAGCTTCTACCATGTGCGGGGCAAGGGGTACCATAATGTGGAGCCTCGTGTGAGTGCTGCTTGGCGCATCACACCTACCCTAACGGCCAAGGTGGGCTACGCCCTGATGACGCAGCATGTGCACCTCCTAACGAACAATAGTCTGAGCCTGCCTACGGATCTGTGGGTGCCCTCGACGGACCGCATCAAGCCGATGCACGTGCACCACTTTACGGCGGGGCTATTCCTCCATGTGCCACAGTGGGGCGACTTCTCGGTAGAGGGCTACTACAAGCCTCTGAGCAATGTACTGGAGTACAAGGAGGGTTCTTTCTTCTATGGTGTCTCAACAAACTGGGAGCAGATGGTTGCCATGGGTCGTGGCACGGCTTACGGCCTAGAGCTGCTCTGGCAGCGTAAGGTGGGCAAGCTGACGGGCTGGGTAAGCTACGCCTGGGCTCGCACATGGCGCACCTTCGACCAGCCGGGTGAGGAGCTCAACTTCGGGCGTACCTTCCCCGCTAAGTATGACCGCATCCACGACTTTAAGATTACTGCGATGTATCAGCTGGGCAAGAGCTGGGACTTTGCCGCGACCTGGGTCTTTGCCTCGGGCCAGACGGGCACCATTGCAACGCACGAGTACGATGGCATGAGAGACCCACTGGCTCCATCGATGTATGGCGCCGCGGGGTCGCTCAAGCATGTGTCTGAGCGCAATAATTACCGCTTCAAGCCTTACCACCGACTGGATCTCAGCGTCACCTACACGAAGCATCATAAGCGGGGCAAGAGTTTGTGGAACCTAAGCGTCTACAACGTCTACAACAATATGAACCCCTTCATTGTTACGCCTGTGAGCCAGAAGACGGACGAACACACTTACCGTACCGTACTGCAGCAGGTGACAATCTTCCCGATCCTGCCAAACATCAGTTACACCTACTCCTTCTAACCTAAGACCACTATGAGACCTATACAATATATACAGTTGGCCAGCAGTGCACTACTCATCACGCTCCTCGCAGGCTGTCAGACGCTCATACCCCTCGACCTAGGCGACAACACGCCTCGCATCGTCATCAACGCGGTCGCCACAGAGCAACAAGGCATCGACATTTCGCTCTCCGAGAGCAAGCCGACGGGGGTTGCCTCGTCCAGTACGAATGTTTACTATCCCTACGACCACCCCGACTGCCCCTATCGTATGACACTTAGGGTCAACGATCAGCTCGTACCGCTCAGCGAGGTGGCGCAATACAAGCCCCAGACGGGCGACCGCATAGCGATCTCGGTGGAGAAGCCGGGACTCAAGGCAGCTTCAGCCGTTACCACCGTACCCGCACAGCCTCAGCTCGGCACCGTAGAGGTCAAAACGCTGGACAAGAATCGTCGCACCTCGAGGGTGAGCAACGCTTCAGACGTAAATCTTCAGAAAGGGCAGTACCTAGAGGTTCAAAACTACGAACTATCCATCCCGCTCCAAGGCATCACGAAGGACAGCTACTACCGTATCATCGTAGAGCGGCAAGCAGTAATGCGAGGAGAGGGCATCCAGCCAGAGGGCTACAGATGGTATCAGGAGCAGCTGCAGGACCCAAGCCTAGCACAGTTTAACAGTAGTGACCTGATATTCGAGTCGGCCAAAGCCTATCCGATGAATCTGCTGGCTGGCTCTAACGTCTCGACAAGCGACTACACGCTCAGGACGTCGCTCGCCTTTGCCACACGGGTCTGCAATGCCGATGGCTCTACAGATGAGGCGCAGACTAAGAACGCTGTCTCGGACTATGTCGCTCTGCGTGTCACCGTTTATGCGATCACGGGCGACCTCTATCACTACTGGCAGACGGTTACCTCAGACCGCTACAACAGTGTGAGTGAGACGGGCCTCACGGAGCCTATCCTCATCTACAACAACATCCACGATGGTCTCGGCATACTGGGCAGCATGGCTGCGACCCAGCGACAAGACTTTAAGATCGTGACACACTAAGGCAGTGAGAGACCCATGACACAAGAGACTATACAGATGCTCCCCGAGTGGGTGCCACAAGATGCTATCCTCCTCGCCTGGCCACACAGCCAGAGCGACTGGGCTCCGATCCTACACGAGGTACAGCGCACCTACTGCAACATTATCGAGCAGGTGACACGCTTCGAGCCTGTCGTGCTAATTGTACCTGAGGATCCAGCGGAGTATGCCTCTCTGCCGTCGGAGCTACGCTCGCGCTGTCTACTCGTCCCCTGCCCTACCAATGATACGTGGTGCCGTGACTACGGTCCTTTGGCTCTCCAGAGTCCTAGTGGCGCACGCGTCCTCGTTGACTTCACCTTCAACGCATGGGGCGGTAAGTTTGTCTCAGCACTTGACAATCTAGTGGTACGTCGCCTCATGATGAAGGATCTCTTTGCGCTGGATGTCGCTTACTTTGAGGCGTCAAGCTTAACCTTCGAAGGGGGAGCTTTGGAGTGCAATGGCGAGGGCCTTCTCTTGACCACCAAGTCCTGCGTAGAGGACCCGCTCCGCAATCCACATCTCTGCGAGACTCCTTATATATATGAGGCACTGCTACAATGTCTCGGCCTGACCGACTACTGCTCACTAGAGGTCGCTCCCCTACCAGGCGACGACACCGATGGGCATATAGACACGATCGCCCGCTTCGTCGACCCAGACACCATTATATATATCTCCCCGAGCGACCCTACGGCGCAGAGCTTCGCTGCTTTGGCAGAGCTAGAGCGTCAGCTTCAAGAGCTGTCTCGTCTGCGTCCCAACTTGCGACTGATCGCTCTGCCCGACGTGGGCGACTACCCCTCACGCTATGAGACCGACTGCCTCATACCAGCCACCTATGCGAACTTCCTCCTCGTCAACGGCGCACTCCTGCTCCCGATATACGGGCGTAGCACCGACAGCGAGGCGCAACGCATCCTCCAGCAAGCACTGCCTCACCTCGAGATTGTGCCGATCGACTGCTCCATACTGGTCGAGCAGCACGGCAGCCTACACTGCATCTCCATGCAGATACCGCAAGGCTTCCTCAACCCTTCACTTCTAGACACCATAACAAGATGAAAGTAGGAATCATACAGCAGCACAACGGTGCTGACCATGTAGACAATATCCATCGCCTCCAAGAGCGCATCCGCCAGCTAGCCCACGAAGGGGCCGAGCTAATCGTGCTACAGGAGCTACACAACGGACTATACTTCTGCCAGACAGAAGATGTCGCACTCTTTGACCAAGCGGAGACAATACCTGGCCCCTCGACCGAAAGCTTCGGCGCCTTAGCGCGTGATCTGGGCGTGGTAATCGTCCTCTCACTCTTTGAGAAGCGCGCCACGGGCCTCTACCACAACACCGCCGTAGTGCTAGAGCGTGACGGCTCCATAGCGGGTCGCTATCGCAAGATGCACATACCGGACGACCCCGCCTACTACGAGAAGTTTTACTTCACCCCAGGCGACCTAGGCTTCGAGCCGATCGACACCTCCGTGGGTCGCCTCGGCATCCTCATCTGCTGGGATCAGTGGTACCCCGAGGCTGCACGGCTTATGGCGCTCAAGGGTGCCGAGCTACTCATCTACCCAACCGCCATCGGCACCGCCGCCTACGACACGCCCGAAGAGCAGCAGCGACAGATCGATGCGTGGCAACTGGTGCAGCGTGGTCATGCTGTCGCCAACAACCTCCCCGTCATTGCGGTGAATCGTGTCGGCTACGAGCCCGACCCGTCAGGCGTCACCGAGGGGATACAGTTTTGGGGTCATAGCTTCGTCACAGGTCAGCAGGGCGAGATGCTTTGCGATCTAAGCCAGACAGAGGAGGCTGGCGCCGTCGTGGAGCTCGATCTCGAGCGCACTGAGCTAGTCCGACGCTGGTGGCCTTACCTGCGTGATCGGCGCATAGACAGCTACGGAGAGATCACTCGTCGCTACATCGATTGAGCCTTTTGTGAAGGTCAAAAAGGCAAAAAGGTGATTTATTCCTCCGAAACTGCTAACTTTGCAGGCAATAGTTCATTCCACAGATAACTACATAAAACGAATTGATATAGTATGGCATTAAAAGAATCCGGGTCACAAGGCTCTCACCGCTCAGAGGAGATCGTGTCTCGTAGCGAGCAATTCATTGAGAAGTACAGCAAGACCATCATCTGGTGCGTGCTGGGCGTCATCGTGCTAGGTGTGGGCATCTGGCTCTACATAGACAAGGTAGTCAAGCCCCGTGGCGACAAGGCAGCAGCACAGCTATACCTTGCAGAGGAGCAGTTTATGGCAGGTGCTGATAGTGCTGCGCTCAACGCTCCCGCAGCTGGAGCTATGGGACTTCTAGAGATTGCAGACAAGTACAGCAACACTGACGCTGGCAAGCTGGCTCACGCTTACGCTGGTATCATCTACTACGACGAGGGCAAGTACGAGGAGGCTATCCGCGAGCTCAAAGAGTTCAAGGCTAAGGAGAAGATGGTCGCACCCTCTATCACCCGTCTCATCGGCGACTGCTACGTAGAGCTAGGTCAGTATGACAAGGCTGCTAAGTACTTTATGGACGCTGCCAAGGCTGCCGACAACCCCGTCATCTCTCCGAGCTGTCTCATCAAGGCAGGCCATGTCTACGAGGAGCTAGGCAAGTATGACGAGGCGCTCAAGGCTTACAAAGAGATCCAGGAGAAGTACTACACAGCGCCTGAGTCTGAGAGCATCGAGGCTTCGATCATCCGC
The sequence above is a segment of the Porphyromonas vaginalis genome. Coding sequences within it:
- a CDS encoding TonB-dependent receptor, whose product is MTYLRRYDFTVGLLALLLMMLATPLSGQAHKQAPRQAQSKFTINGFVHDAQSGETLIAANVMELNSRSGAVTNEFGHYSLTLPAGEVLLQFSYVGYQSDTIRLQLSSDTTLSASLIEGQLLGEVVVVGSPNPSGVETATIGAQHISASEIKRLPAFFGEQDVIKALQLLPGVQSGSEGSSGLFVRGGDPDQNLILMDGISLYNPNHMLGAFSTFNPDAVKSVTLYKGTFPARYGGRLSSVVDVRLKDGDMQEYHGNVSVGLISSKINVEGPIIKDRTTFNFSARRTYLDLLAAMAFAIRNRQEGEDGEKMKGGYNFHDLNLKVTHRFSDRDQLYLFGYYGNDRVWTRYTNRDDKQQMSWLWGNAMGSLRWNHVINGQLFLNTTASYTQYRSRLRMKMQEDKDQPPVAMNYDSGIRDWLLTSELHYSPVEQHQLLFGANYTFHTFRPEMTSIKVNGKDLSDFTGTDFDVFGNNPNIYAHEASLYAEDEIKLGDKWTFNAGLRYSFYHVRGKGYHNVEPRVSAAWRITPTLTAKVGYALMTQHVHLLTNNSLSLPTDLWVPSTDRIKPMHVHHFTAGLFLHVPQWGDFSVEGYYKPLSNVLEYKEGSFFYGVSTNWEQMVAMGRGTAYGLELLWQRKVGKLTGWVSYAWARTWRTFDQPGEELNFGRTFPAKYDRIHDFKITAMYQLGKSWDFAATWVFASGQTGTIATHEYDGMRDPLAPSMYGAAGSLKHVSERNNYRFKPYHRLDLSVTYTKHHKRGKSLWNLSVYNVYNNMNPFIVTPVSQKTDEHTYRTVLQQVTIFPILPNISYTYSF
- a CDS encoding T9SS type A sorting domain-containing protein; its protein translation is MVQRTTSLLMTLLLLCCGMCIPLHGQNKITMKTDKLIGESIRLEIKSVPGASLQFKGLEEDPSGGYKVAERTFSIIGDVTTIRFVNCGIKEVSFSPKHSTIREVWGNFNKITGSIDLSGAPELKAFVVTKNILSHINLSNCPKLETLYADRNALETVNIEGCNALKFVNVSDNQLKSLTFPSGATELTEILCRDNQIQGAAMKAMVKSLPDVNNASEYGTILLVNKDRTTEQNKVYKSDVAALRAKGYLCNALINGRVTQYEGEDDPEVPAQQISMTIGSDLVGQNKSLTIKGGGDITIDGVAEQYDPNRSSYTFTQQEVTIHGEVTDLTCSILGLTKLDLSQATSLTNLDCSYNSLTALDLSNTPKLKKLYCLNNQITQLSLNNLPNLADFNCSNNKITQLTAQDNAQLARCDIYLNSISEESMDAFIKALRTCDESTPGVLIVVDTKNSRLKEFNQITKETVELARSKNWEVYDWAAGAAVPISTTAMTDDVITLETGLAVGDKIALEISGTDKVLITGVLEPFEEFYKEYTIKDTKITIQGAVKVLVCGGQKIQKIDISKNPDLEYLHAYKNELTSFTIANHSNIKRLILSENKLSEVSVSDCSKLQSLSLWGNNLQSINLTNCPKITYVDCMRNNISDDAFQKLAKALPDMTESEEQAVIMLIDTKCSPKDKNVCLKSTVDKFLDKNWQVTDFGNEEFGREGRPFLGSDVAIEGVISSHLNIYPNPTADHVYVMGAVAETLVSLYTIDGQLLHQTQATATGEATIDMTALTAGTYILRVGTESQRIIKR
- a CDS encoding carbon-nitrogen hydrolase, with the translated sequence MKVGIIQQHNGADHVDNIHRLQERIRQLAHEGAELIVLQELHNGLYFCQTEDVALFDQAETIPGPSTESFGALARDLGVVIVLSLFEKRATGLYHNTAVVLERDGSIAGRYRKMHIPDDPAYYEKFYFTPGDLGFEPIDTSVGRLGILICWDQWYPEAARLMALKGAELLIYPTAIGTAAYDTPEEQQRQIDAWQLVQRGHAVANNLPVIAVNRVGYEPDPSGVTEGIQFWGHSFVTGQQGEMLCDLSQTEEAGAVVELDLERTELVRRWWPYLRDRRIDSYGEITRRYID
- a CDS encoding DUF4249 domain-containing protein, with protein sequence MRPIQYIQLASSALLITLLAGCQTLIPLDLGDNTPRIVINAVATEQQGIDISLSESKPTGVASSSTNVYYPYDHPDCPYRMTLRVNDQLVPLSEVAQYKPQTGDRIAISVEKPGLKAASAVTTVPAQPQLGTVEVKTLDKNRRTSRVSNASDVNLQKGQYLEVQNYELSIPLQGITKDSYYRIIVERQAVMRGEGIQPEGYRWYQEQLQDPSLAQFNSSDLIFESAKAYPMNLLAGSNVSTSDYTLRTSLAFATRVCNADGSTDEAQTKNAVSDYVALRVTVYAITGDLYHYWQTVTSDRYNSVSETGLTEPILIYNNIHDGLGILGSMAATQRQDFKIVTH
- a CDS encoding agmatine deiminase family protein, producing the protein MTQETIQMLPEWVPQDAILLAWPHSQSDWAPILHEVQRTYCNIIEQVTRFEPVVLIVPEDPAEYASLPSELRSRCLLVPCPTNDTWCRDYGPLALQSPSGARVLVDFTFNAWGGKFVSALDNLVVRRLMMKDLFALDVAYFEASSLTFEGGALECNGEGLLLTTKSCVEDPLRNPHLCETPYIYEALLQCLGLTDYCSLEVAPLPGDDTDGHIDTIARFVDPDTIIYISPSDPTAQSFAALAELERQLQELSRLRPNLRLIALPDVGDYPSRYETDCLIPATYANFLLVNGALLLPIYGRSTDSEAQRILQQALPHLEIVPIDCSILVEQHGSLHCISMQIPQGFLNPSLLDTITR
- a CDS encoding TlpA family protein disulfide reductase; protein product: MKKTNTLHLILGLLLSSLYLTTALPARGQGIGDGWMPLKSLVYTAETINGERISIDSLIRAGKKVVIDFSGTYCGPCWAIHKRGTAEKLWQKYGPDGSNELYFIWVEATGASRDKIEGRGSGTQGDWTNGGTVPYPIVSDAYMADALGIPITTVPKVVLLSAAGTYTEVQEILYISEEGVYNKSKECLSSQDAPVVRDLYTPNWGITADTPSEIQAYVGSVPPVTEYRWQVNGTDYATTHEPRLALTWATAGEVELSLIAVNRNGASAPLSQRIQVRAAHQGAIQLPLQESFEADGLLGWSHADVDGDHIGWTSLATELKRLNVPATELSAKTMSRSGEDCLLSWSFYPTIFKRYTDLRGYALQSNNWLISPVIKVPEAETLDTKLTLYARSFSKQFKRLDSLTILSVVAPIDPKAWESGVKPLLKKAPISYNWQKIECDLSSLRGQEIQLILAHQTSFATGLLIDDLTIETAEHNATDSPSTYDCRVMLLDGVPYVETATPIEWRLYTPSGVLQAEGLMPEGRHQLIAEALPQGLYILSITTSAGDSCYHKLVLP